Part of the Prunus dulcis chromosome 8, ALMONDv2, whole genome shotgun sequence genome is shown below.
GGCATTATAACAATGGAAGATGTTATCGAAGAACTGTTACAGGTACTCgcttgttttttcattttcaagccGTATTTCTGTTCTCTTTCCCTTCTGTCCACCATTTCTTCTAGGAGGCCTCGTATCCTGATATCAAATATTTGTTAATGTAGGAGGAGATTTTCGATGAGACTGATCATCAGTTTGACGACTCATAACACCGGTCTATTCTAGGAAGCAAAGTGTCTTCATCTTGCCGTACATATGATCACAGAAAATTAGTGAAACTTGTTTCagtcatttcttttttgtcttgtAGTGTTAAAGTAGGTTTGTAGTACTGTACGGAAACTGTATTGAAAATTCATGCAGTTGAGAAGTGATTAGATGTGTGTAATTTGTTGTACTCATTAGTAGCTGTGTATGTTGGAGATGAATGTCAAATTTTTCTCCAGGctaagttgtgaaaaaaagagaaaggttAAGCATATGGTCTTTGAGTGCGTCGCACTGTTTTCTGTTGTATAATTCTACTTTTAACAGTCCCGCTCTTCTCATCCCGCGGACCAGAAGAGCGGGACTGacttttaaacaaaacaaattgaaaatgttttctccttttttcctctctcccCTCAGTTCTTTTCATGTTTTTCCCATGGTGATTAGGTCACGTCACGGTCGACCAAGATTAGATTAGCCAGTATGcttaacttttttctttctttctttttttaatactgTTTACTCATTTTCCTGAATAatctaaataaaaattttgaaaattaaggaTGGTAAAGTAATTTACTCCTCTCTTCATATTGTAATCTTCATCAGAACACGACCTTGTATTGTTTACAATGaatagttaaaaaaaattaaccacaACAGGGCCCCCAGTTTTTGGGGCTGGCAGACATGAGAAACCGAAGCAGCCTCGATAGTCGGCAGTCAACAACATAGAAGTTATCACTTGGATGTTGATTTCACAACTGTTAAACCTGGAAATCAAACTCATGATGTGCAAAAGCTTTTCTTATTTGGCAGTTGTAGAACagaatttcaataaaaatcgGATGAAAAATAGAGCATCAAAGAGGCAGCTAAATGAATATAATTTCCAGCTTGAGGACCAAAAAGAGAATCTGATTCTGTCATAGAATAAAATTACAGTtctgcttttgttttcatgCACTTCTCAGCAACAGTGGTTGTGCATCAACTCCATACAGGCCTGAAAGATTCTTCCTTCAGCTTGGTTAGACTATCCTAGTCAAACTAGGGTTTAGGAAGAAAATAACACATTTCATTGTGTTCCAGATTTTGCTTTCAAGTTCAATTGTTTTCCAGATCTTGCCTGGAACTGTAAGCAACATAAAGATTCACCTCTGCAAAAACTAGGATGACCCTTCAGAGTAACATATGACCCTTTTGAAGAATGAAAAGCGTTCGCTAACACCCTACAGGATAAGATCTTTTTTAAATCAGCAGCAAGGCAATGCAAAACACCACTCAAGTAAGGTATTTActtctctcttccttcctcttcttcttcttctctttcgaTTTATCCTTGGATTTGTGCTTCTTCGAGCTAGCAGCCTTAACTTTTTTTGATTTCTTCCTGTCATAGTCAAGCTCCTCTTTGGAAGAATCATATAACTTCCGTGAAGGCTTCTCTGGTCCATACACACGGCGTTCTTGTACACTGGGGCTCACTAGCAGCTCGTCCCTGGAGTCTGAACCACGTGGAAGATATGGACCCGCTTCATCCATCCTTGATCCAACAGCACCTCTGCCACGCTTGACCCTGCCATAGCAAGAAATTCAGGAATCATGTCAATCAGTCGTACATTCTACCTCACATgagggagagagggaagacgagtgagggagagagagatggggaaagagaaggggagagagagatgcctTGAATGTAAAAATTCTTCAAGTTCTTCATCTCTTAGACCATTTTCTTCCCTTGAATGGCAGCTCTCATATTCCCTTTTCCTTGATGAGCAAGAAGGACTAGCATTGTCATCTGTGACATCATGCCCCTTACTGCTGCTTCTCGAACAGTTACTGTCTCTTCGACTCCTGTCATTTCTGCTCTCATCCTTCATCTTTCCTTTAAGCCTATTGTCCAATTCTATCTCTTTCTGCCGGAGTCGCCACATTTCATTCACTTCCACAGCTCGATTTGCTgaagaaaacagaaataaaatcaaaacttcAGCTGAATGACACAACATTcaccaaacaaataaaatatgggCGTGTATGGCAATTTTGATTATGCTTTAATGCAAAAGCAACAGAACCTCATATATGCTAATCAAAACATAATGGGCTCATCATATATTTCTAGTTAAAAAACTGcgtataaattaattttcattttatgcaACCTAAGAAAGGCAACAGTGTGTGATCCAAACTGGTAACCTTTTTAAGGCACTAGTATGATGTGCCTAAAGATTGAATATGAACATCAGTTCATCAGCAAAACGGCCAGATGACATATTACAGTGACTGCCTTTTCTTAAAAGAAACTCTTGAACTCATTAGGATGATTTTTATCcaacaaggaattattgaGGTGATGTCACAGAGAGAACAATGCAAGTACTAGATTATTAATACACCAGTATGGTAACTGACCTTGTTGCACGCCAAGAACAGTAGCGCTGAGGAACCGTGAATTTGGCCGAAACCGTGTTTGAGGTTGTCGAAGATAAGCATGCACACCTTCCTTCTCAGCTTGGCGCCGCAATTCAGCAGCTTCTTTCATAAGAATCGCAGCTATTCTGTTTTCCGTCTCAAGATCCATCCTATCCCTCTTATGCAATTTcctagggaaaaaaaaacaaagaaaagaatccCAATCAAATAGTGCATCAATGAAAGAAATAAGTTTGGAATCACAATGAACTTTCTAAATAGTGCATCTATAATGTAAAGTTGTAAACTGAAGACATAGCTGAAGGAAATTACCGTGTAGAAACTGTACTTTATTGGCTTCTCAAACTTCCTTTTGCAAGTCCTCAATCTGAAACAAAACGTCTTCCATTTAATGCAGGGAACATTATAATACTTATGTTGATTTGAgctaaaaaaaatatgcagAACGATGCAAACAAATTCCCAGGGACAAATGCATGACATAAATGATCATCCAAACATATCTCCGcagaaaacaaaccaaaccgTCATCAGAATTCAAATTGAATCATACACAAACCaatcaaaattacaaaacttcATAACAAACCAACCAAAATTACAGAGAATCAAGACGACCCAATatcagaaattgaaaattttaaaaacaaaaagatgaaaCATAAAGAGACCAATCTGAATCACAAGATTTCATCAAATTAAACAGAAAAGCAAGTTAAAAATAGGTGCTTTTGAAAGACATACACGAGAAAATTTTGGTCCCAGTGGTGATAATGAGAAATCAAACTCAATCGGAATCCCAAACTCAAATATATGTTAACGAAAACCCTAGAATCTCATTCGTATTCTTTCCAATAATTTAACCTCAACAGAAAAACATCCAAAACATCGAaaattataattgaaaaaaattacttgGTGGCGGTGGCTTACCCGGTGGCGGCGTTCCTTCCGCCGTTAACAGCGTCTTTGTTTGCTTCTCCTGGCGGTGATGAGAGAGAGTCGGACGGAggggtagagagagagagagagagagagagaggagaaatgAGTCTTTTTCCCCTAACGCAAAACATAACCCACGGTTTCCACGTCAACCCAACTTAAAACGAAAATTAATGTTTGTTcagaccaaaatacccttttaCGCACCCAAACGAAAAAGGCTTTTGCCCTCACACGCAGCTCAAAGAGTCTCTGATTTTTTAGCGCCGTCGAGCTCCCTCGTATCCAAGTTGAAGCTCATTTCTTTCGTTtcttcaaaacccaaaaatgtcttcttcttctatgttACAGGCTTCAATCTCTTCGTCTTCATCTGCTTTCTTCGCCAACACCAAAATCAACTTCAACAGCAGGTATTAGTTAATCTCccactctcttctcttttttcctttctatttttcaGCCGACAAACACCATGGACTCTCGCAGCTGACATTATCACTGTTTTGCAGAGCTCAGAATGTCTCTCTTCCAGCAAAACCCGTGGGCGTCTGTACATGCGTCGCCACTCCACAAGCAGAGAAGACAGGTCTCTgtgcttatttatttatttatttattttctgaatttattgattaatcttttattttgttctaattattgtgtgtatatttttTCAATGTGAAGCGTTCAAGACCCAGGTGTCTCGCAATGTCAATATAGCCAAACTTCAAGCTGGGTATCTCTTTCCAGAGGTTTGTGATGTCTTTCACTTGATGTTTTTGGGCTTAATGTTAAGTTGCTCAGTTTGGTCTCTCAAAGGTGGCATACCCTTTTGATTTACTTCTTCAACTATTCTCATGTCGAGCTATCTATCTACATCTCTAATATAATCCCAGATAAAAAGTTGGTTTATAAATAAGTAAGAAAGATTACTCTTTGAATTTTACTCTAGGCTAAATGTTAAAGCTTTGGGGTTTGCTTTGTGTggtatatgtatttttttatttactgcTGTACTGTATTCATGTAtcaatttctgtttttgggttgatttgtgattttacttttcaataTATTATACAGATTGCTAGAAGAAGGGCTGCACACTTGCAAAAGTACCCTGATGCACAAGTGATTAGCCTTGGGATTGGTGACACTACTGAGCCCATTCCCGAAGTTATAACCTCTGCAATGGCAAAGGTACGTCTTTGCCTTCCTCTTTAATCGATTCTGTTACTACCCAACAGGAATGGACCTTTTTTGTCACGTTTATTATTGTGGTATCCCAGCCACGATTGGTTCAAATGAAAAAGgcagtttttttcttttgttgattGTATGTATAAGCACACTTGTTTGTAATGTGTAAAATTATTCATATGCAAATCAAGGAGTGAAGCGAACCAAATATAACCAACTTGCTACTTTCAATTACCACAACAGGACCACCACATATGAAAGTATCCTCCTTAAATGGTTGGTGATGTTGCTTTGTTTCTGTTTCCCATCTGTTCCTATTTTTATGTAAAACTTGCCTGTTTACTGGTGTTTCTTTGAGGGCAATTGACATCAACCTACCCGGCCTGAATGTCAATGTGAAAGTAGTATAATCAATAAGCATGGGCTGCCTTTACTTGAGACCCTTTTTCTTGTTAAATTCTTGACCTcttgttattttatgattaatttatttttggttctgCTAGCCAACTAAGCCAAGTTCATCGTCAGATGTAAActtaaattatgagtttgttTTTGGTTGAGTTGGAATTGTTGAGACAGTCAAGTAGCCAACCCGTTTTTCAGGGCAAACCGAGAAAATTAATCTAGTGATTGGAAATTATTTTCAGACCACATCCAGTGGATTATCTTGTAAAAATATGTTATCCTTTAAAATATATAGGTTCTTTAtccaacccaaaaataaaattttattttattttttaaatttaaatttattgagAAGCAAAAGTACTTATTTTTGTGGTAAATAATCCATGCATTTTGAGCATCACGCATTCTAACCCACgcattatatgtatattaccTTATCAAAAGAGAATGTGTAGTATATAATTGTTCGTCAATTGTCATGTCTTTCTAATCCATCTTTAAGTTGTTTCCAATTTTCAGAGATCACATGCGTTGTCTACCCTAGAGGGTTACAGTGGTTACGGAGCTGAACAAGGTGAAAAGGTAAGGGGGTCAGCTATTTTCAGGGACGTAGTTGATGAGCTTTAAGTTATTCTATGCAATGCAAATATATCCTCCCACTTTCTAccatcttttttcttgttcaaaATCAAGTGCAAGTTCTTGATTTGTACTCTTCAATTTTCACCAGTTTCTTTGAGGTTTTAGATGACTAAGATGAAATATTTTTAGTGCTAATGAAGAGTAAAACATATTGTTAATCTGTTCAGCCACTGAGAGCTGCAATTGCTTCGACCTTTTATGACAACCTTGACATagaggaagatgacatctTTGTTTCTGATGGTGCAAAATGTGACATATCCCGCCTTcaggtttttaatttattattatttttttatcaatTGTG
Proteins encoded:
- the LOC117636403 gene encoding transcription initiation factor TFIID subunit 3, giving the protein MDLETENRIAAILMKEAAELRRQAEKEGVHAYLRQPQTRFRPNSRFLSATVLGVQQANRAVEVNEMWRLRQKEIELDNRLKGKMKDESRNDRSRRDSNCSRSSSKGHDVTDDNASPSCSSRKREYESCHSREENGLRDEELEEFLHSRVKRGRGAVGSRMDEAGPYLPRGSDSRDELLVSPSVQERRVYGPEKPSRKLYDSSKEELDYDRKKSKKVKAASSKKHKSKDKSKEKKKKRKEERSKYLT